From the Nodularia sp. NIES-3585 genome, one window contains:
- a CDS encoding adenylosuccinate synthase: MANVIVIGAQWGDEGKGKITDLLSRSADVVVRYQGGVNAGHTIVVEGQTFKLHLIPSGILYSNTECIIGCGTVIDPQVLIAELDQLEALNISTAKLLISETAHVTMPYHRLIDQASEERRGSYKIGTTGRGIGPTYADKSERTGIRILDLMDPEALREKLEWTINYKNVILEKLYNLPPLNPQEVIEQYLGYAERLRPYVVDTSLKIYDSILKRRNILFEGAQGTLLDLDHGTYPYVTSSNPVAGGACVGTGLGPTMIDRVIGVSKAYTTRVGEGPFPTELNGEVGELLCDRGAEFGTTTGRKRRCGWFDAVIGRYAVRINGMDCMAITKLDVLDELAEIQVCVAYEIDGDRSEHFPTSSRRFAQCRPIYKTLPGWQVSTSECRTLEDLPKQALDYLKFLAELMEVPIAIVSLGASRDQTIIVEDPIHGPKRALLHPDGTPASLLSA; encoded by the coding sequence TTGGCTAACGTAATTGTCATAGGTGCCCAGTGGGGCGATGAAGGAAAAGGTAAAATAACAGATTTACTCAGCCGCTCCGCAGATGTGGTGGTACGTTACCAAGGGGGAGTGAACGCTGGACATACCATAGTAGTCGAAGGTCAGACGTTTAAGCTGCACTTAATCCCCTCTGGTATTCTGTACTCAAATACTGAGTGTATTATTGGCTGTGGAACAGTCATAGATCCACAGGTATTGATCGCAGAACTCGATCAGCTAGAAGCATTAAATATTTCTACTGCCAAGCTGTTAATATCTGAGACAGCCCATGTAACGATGCCTTATCATCGGTTGATTGATCAGGCATCAGAGGAGCGACGCGGAAGTTATAAAATCGGTACCACAGGTAGAGGCATTGGCCCCACCTATGCTGATAAATCCGAGCGTACAGGCATCAGAATTTTAGACTTGATGGACCCCGAAGCGCTACGTGAGAAGTTAGAATGGACGATTAATTATAAGAACGTTATTTTAGAAAAACTTTACAACCTACCGCCCCTCAATCCCCAAGAAGTAATTGAGCAATATCTTGGTTACGCCGAACGCTTGCGGCCTTACGTGGTTGATACATCATTAAAAATATATGATTCCATCCTGAAGCGGCGCAATATTTTGTTTGAAGGCGCACAAGGTACGCTTCTGGATTTAGATCATGGTACTTACCCCTATGTCACATCTTCTAACCCGGTAGCGGGTGGGGCTTGTGTTGGTACGGGTTTAGGACCGACAATGATTGATCGGGTGATTGGGGTGTCAAAAGCCTACACAACAAGGGTAGGAGAAGGGCCTTTTCCCACGGAATTAAATGGAGAAGTGGGAGAATTATTGTGCGATCGCGGCGCGGAATTTGGCACAACCACAGGACGCAAGCGGCGCTGTGGCTGGTTTGATGCCGTCATCGGTCGCTATGCAGTGCGAATTAATGGTATGGACTGTATGGCCATTACCAAACTCGATGTTCTCGACGAATTAGCCGAAATTCAAGTTTGTGTCGCCTATGAAATAGATGGCGATCGCAGCGAACACTTCCCCACTAGTTCCCGTCGGTTTGCTCAATGTCGCCCGATTTACAAAACCCTCCCAGGATGGCAAGTATCGACGAGTGAATGTCGTACCCTGGAAGACTTGCCAAAGCAAGCATTAGACTACCTGAAATTCTTGGCAGAATTGATGGAAGTTCCCATCGCAATCGTCTCTTTAGGAGCTAGCCGCGATCAAACCATCATCGTTGAAGACCCAATTCACGGGCCAAAACGTGCCTTATTGCATCCTGATGGTACACCCGCCTCTTTGCTAAGTGCTTAG
- a CDS encoding MASE1 domain-containing protein yields the protein MKKNQIFQRLGIDYTDPRWWFHVLIIATSYYIVSGLVLTTMLLPDFGTPVWPSPGFAIGLLLLWGRSRWFGVFLGAMLTNTRLVNNIILIVVPAIGTTIGTLISITLILRFARTNYPFSQVKNVVIFSICSLFTGTIIQSLIGPFIVCLSGYEPWDQYSQIALGWWVGDAIGILVFAPPILILAKKAPDSEFKSWLTWEMLATVITLCIVSYFTFIQPQPLEYLLLPPLFWSAFRFGSKVTTILVAIISTLAAVATSYGSGIFYNAALQTNSIVLLQLFMGVISVTTMVMLAIVTENHKYRLNLKTVNTELEQRVFDRTRDLQASEANAQKLAAKAETANRAKSVFIANMSHELRSPLNAVIGFSQLMLRANNLPPDQYENAGIIYRSGDYLLTLINHILDLSKIEAGKASLNINDFNLYRLLDDLEDMLHLRATNGGLSLIFKRSENLPNYICTDEVKLRQVLINLLSNAIKFTSVGEIYLYAFPGEQETTDVFNLHVRIQDTGVGIAQSELPKLFDAFTQAEAGREMQEGTGLGLAISRKFVQLMGGDISVESELGKGTTFEFYIQAKLGQATNSNNVDERPHILGLAAGQPKYKILVVDDKPINRQLLLKLLQPLGFEIKEASNGKEAIAIWDEWEPHLIWMDMRMPVMDGYEATKHIKSTTKGNATAVIALTASVLEEEKAIVLSAGCDDFLRKPFAEHTIFDALAKHLGVKYVFAENHALDLHSPEESGLKSENFTCMSGEWMSQLYEAALEANTNLVLELVGEIPKTETRLIQSLTKLTRQFEFEQIVDLVEPLLSSEKLMNSP from the coding sequence ATGAAAAAAAATCAAATTTTTCAACGTCTCGGTATTGACTATACAGATCCTCGCTGGTGGTTTCATGTCTTAATTATTGCCACAAGTTACTACATTGTCTCTGGGCTGGTATTGACAACAATGTTACTTCCGGATTTTGGTACTCCTGTTTGGCCATCTCCGGGTTTTGCTATTGGCCTTTTGTTGTTGTGGGGGCGATCGCGTTGGTTTGGAGTCTTTTTAGGAGCAATGTTAACTAATACTAGACTAGTTAACAATATAATTTTAATTGTTGTTCCAGCTATTGGTACTACTATTGGCACACTAATTTCCATAACGCTAATCCTGAGATTTGCTCGAACTAATTATCCTTTTAGTCAAGTCAAAAATGTAGTTATTTTTTCTATTTGTAGTTTATTTACTGGGACTATTATTCAATCTTTAATAGGTCCATTTATAGTTTGTTTATCTGGTTATGAACCTTGGGATCAATATTCACAAATCGCATTGGGTTGGTGGGTGGGAGATGCTATAGGAATTTTAGTATTTGCTCCACCTATTTTAATTTTAGCCAAAAAAGCACCTGATTCTGAATTTAAATCTTGGCTCACCTGGGAAATGTTAGCGACAGTAATTACTTTATGTATAGTTAGCTATTTTACTTTTATTCAACCACAACCTTTAGAGTATTTACTATTACCGCCTTTATTTTGGTCGGCTTTTCGCTTTGGTAGTAAAGTCACAACTATATTGGTTGCCATTATATCTACATTAGCTGCTGTTGCTACCAGTTATGGCTCAGGAATATTTTATAACGCAGCTTTGCAGACTAATTCAATTGTATTGTTACAATTATTCATGGGTGTCATATCTGTGACTACTATGGTGATGTTAGCTATTGTCACAGAAAACCATAAGTATAGGTTGAATCTCAAAACAGTTAATACAGAATTAGAACAAAGAGTTTTTGACCGAACTAGAGATTTACAAGCAAGTGAAGCTAATGCACAGAAATTAGCAGCCAAAGCTGAAACCGCGAACCGGGCTAAAAGTGTATTTATTGCTAATATGAGTCATGAATTGCGATCGCCTCTCAATGCTGTAATCGGTTTTTCGCAACTAATGTTACGCGCCAACAATCTGCCGCCAGATCAATATGAAAATGCGGGTATCATCTATCGCAGTGGCGACTACTTGCTGACTCTGATTAATCATATTCTCGATTTATCCAAAATCGAAGCCGGGAAAGCCAGCCTAAATATCAATGATTTTAATCTTTATCGCTTACTAGATGATTTAGAAGATATGCTGCATCTGCGGGCTACTAATGGAGGATTATCACTCATATTTAAGCGGAGTGAAAATTTACCCAATTATATTTGCACCGATGAAGTCAAACTGCGTCAAGTTTTAATCAATTTACTGAGTAATGCCATTAAATTTACCTCTGTGGGTGAAATTTATCTCTATGCCTTTCCGGGAGAACAAGAAACAACGGATGTTTTTAATCTCCATGTTCGTATACAGGATACTGGAGTAGGAATTGCTCAATCAGAACTACCAAAACTGTTTGATGCCTTTACCCAAGCAGAAGCCGGAAGAGAAATGCAAGAAGGAACAGGGTTAGGTTTAGCAATCAGTCGTAAATTTGTGCAATTAATGGGTGGGGACATTTCAGTAGAAAGCGAGTTAGGAAAAGGTACAACTTTTGAATTTTATATTCAAGCAAAATTAGGTCAAGCCACAAACAGTAATAATGTGGATGAACGGCCACATATCCTGGGGCTGGCTGCTGGTCAACCTAAATACAAAATTCTCGTAGTAGATGATAAACCTATTAATCGTCAATTATTGCTTAAGCTTTTACAACCATTGGGTTTTGAGATTAAAGAAGCCAGTAACGGCAAAGAAGCGATCGCTATTTGGGATGAGTGGGAACCTCATTTAATTTGGATGGATATGAGGATGCCTGTGATGGATGGTTATGAAGCTACCAAACATATTAAATCTACCACCAAAGGTAATGCTACAGCGGTGATAGCTTTAACTGCAAGTGTATTAGAAGAAGAGAAAGCCATAGTGCTTTCTGCTGGTTGTGATGACTTCCTCCGCAAACCATTTGCAGAACATACGATTTTTGATGCTCTAGCTAAACATCTGGGTGTAAAGTACGTGTTTGCAGAAAACCATGCACTTGATTTACATTCTCCAGAGGAAAGTGGATTGAAATCAGAAAATTTCACTTGTATGTCTGGAGAATGGATGAGTCAATTATATGAAGCTGCTCTAGAGGCTAATACTAACCTCGTGTTGGAACTGGTAGGAGAAATACCAAAAACAGAAACTCGTTTGATCCAATCACTGACAAAACTGACGCGTCAATTTGAATTTGAACAGATTGTTGATTTAGTAGAACCTTTATTATCGTCGGAAAAATTGATGAATTCCCCTTAA
- a CDS encoding diguanylate cyclase domain-containing protein produces MNLDLDKDKKGNILLVDDIPENLQLLSDLLIKLGYNVRSVTSGRMALKTVKVKPPEVILLDIKMPEMDGYQVCQALKADADLCKIPVIFISALDDVFDKVKAFNSGGVDYITKPFQIEEVVARLDNQLTIQRQQQLLQKEINHRRDTEEALYQSRALLSSVLNSSLDGIAALQAVRNPESGNIEDFRCLVVNPVIAKIFQRSREDMIGKLVLKKFLTNLQPKLFDDFIEIVETGNTLEQDFYYPSGDSYWYHFVAVKLGDGFAITTRDITARKQIELALQDANQKLEQLVNIDGLTQVANRRCFDTRLEVEWQRLAREQQPLSLILFDVDNFKPYNDFYGHLAGDDCLIRIAQAVQEVVRHPIDLLARYGGEEFTVLLPNTDIEGVINIAETIQKVIRDQAIAHAKSNITDIVTVSLGIASLIPKLEVPPDMLIAYADKALYDAKQQGRDRYAYNC; encoded by the coding sequence ATGAATCTTGATCTTGACAAAGACAAAAAAGGTAACATTCTCCTAGTAGATGACATTCCCGAAAACTTACAATTACTCAGCGATTTGCTCATCAAACTTGGCTACAATGTTCGCAGTGTCACTAGTGGGCGAATGGCACTAAAAACAGTGAAAGTTAAGCCACCAGAAGTTATCCTGTTAGATATCAAGATGCCAGAAATGGATGGCTATCAAGTTTGTCAAGCTTTGAAAGCGGATGCAGATTTATGTAAGATTCCCGTGATTTTTATTAGTGCTTTAGATGATGTTTTCGATAAAGTTAAAGCCTTTAATTCCGGGGGTGTAGATTACATCACCAAACCTTTTCAAATTGAAGAAGTAGTAGCACGTCTAGATAATCAGTTAACTATTCAACGACAACAACAGCTTCTGCAAAAAGAAATTAATCACCGTAGAGATACAGAAGAGGCGCTTTATCAGTCTAGAGCTTTGTTATCGAGTGTTTTAAATAGTTCTCTTGATGGCATAGCGGCTTTACAAGCTGTTCGTAACCCTGAATCTGGAAATATTGAGGATTTTCGGTGTTTAGTTGTTAACCCTGTAATTGCTAAAATATTTCAACGCAGTCGTGAAGATATGATTGGCAAATTGGTGCTAAAAAAGTTTTTAACTAATCTTCAACCAAAACTATTTGATGATTTCATTGAGATTGTGGAAACGGGAAACACTCTAGAACAAGACTTTTACTATCCATCAGGAGATTCTTATTGGTATCACTTCGTTGCAGTCAAATTAGGTGATGGTTTTGCGATTACCACGCGTGATATCACAGCCCGTAAACAAATAGAACTGGCGCTGCAAGATGCCAATCAGAAACTAGAACAACTGGTAAATATAGATGGTTTGACTCAGGTTGCTAACCGTCGTTGTTTTGATACACGCTTAGAAGTAGAATGGCAACGTCTAGCGCGGGAGCAGCAGCCTTTATCATTGATTTTATTCGATGTTGATAACTTTAAACCCTACAACGATTTTTATGGTCATCTGGCTGGTGACGATTGCCTGATTAGAATAGCGCAAGCAGTACAAGAAGTAGTCCGTCATCCCATCGATTTATTGGCGCGTTATGGTGGCGAAGAATTTACAGTCCTCCTGCCCAATACGGATATAGAAGGAGTAATTAATATCGCAGAAACAATTCAAAAAGTAATTCGTGATCAGGCTATTGCCCATGCCAAGTCTAATATCACTGATATTGTCACAGTGAGTTTGGGTATTGCCTCACTGATACCGAAATTGGAAGTGCCGCCAGATATGCTCATAGCCTATGCAGATAAAGCATTATACGATGCTAAACAACAAGGGCGCGATCGCTATGCTTACAATTGTTAA
- a CDS encoding Uma2 family endonuclease: MIAVKNRADRVVLYNISWQQFEKLLQDLGESRAARIAYDNGNLEIMTPLPEHEYYKKSFSIAIEDIALELDLKYESYGSTTWKQQSRMAGLEPDDCFYFQNEAAIRGKLDLDLNQDPPPDLALEIDVTSKSLNRFPIYARLGVPEVWCYDSGELKIYLLQNGEYIESETSLVFPSLPIRELPRLIEENRTEGRRAMRKAVRGWVRGVLG, from the coding sequence ATGATAGCTGTGAAAAATCGAGCCGATAGAGTCGTACTTTACAACATTAGCTGGCAACAATTTGAAAAACTTTTGCAGGATTTGGGAGAAAGTCGTGCAGCCAGAATAGCTTATGATAACGGTAACTTGGAAATAATGACACCTTTACCAGAACACGAATATTATAAAAAAAGTTTCAGCATCGCTATTGAAGACATAGCTTTAGAATTAGATTTAAAATATGAAAGCTATGGTTCAACTACCTGGAAGCAGCAAAGCCGTATGGCTGGTTTAGAACCAGATGATTGTTTTTATTTCCAAAATGAAGCAGCAATTAGAGGTAAGCTTGATTTAGATTTAAACCAAGACCCGCCCCCAGATTTAGCATTAGAAATTGATGTTACTAGTAAATCTTTAAATCGATTTCCGATTTATGCGCGGTTGGGTGTTCCTGAAGTTTGGTGTTATGACTCAGGAGAATTAAAGATTTATCTCTTGCAAAATGGGGAATATATAGAATCTGAAACAAGTTTGGTTTTTCCTAGTTTACCAATTCGTGAATTACCCCGATTGATTGAAGAAAATCGCACCGAGGGGAGAAGGGCGATGAGAAAAGCAGTAAGAGGTTGGGTGAGGGGTGTGTTAGGTT
- the rplY gene encoding 50S ribosomal protein L25 — MAIKVESQKRPEGSKPNALRRSGLIPANLYGHKGAESISLVVEAKTIERLLKQASVNKTEIELSIPELEWNGKTVLREVQSHPAKGFIYHVSFFASPQD, encoded by the coding sequence ATGGCTATTAAAGTAGAATCTCAAAAACGACCAGAAGGTAGTAAGCCCAATGCTTTACGCCGTTCTGGTCTTATCCCTGCCAATTTGTACGGTCACAAAGGGGCTGAATCAATTTCTTTGGTAGTTGAAGCCAAAACCATTGAGCGTCTGCTCAAACAAGCTTCTGTGAACAAAACAGAGATTGAACTGAGTATCCCTGAACTTGAATGGAACGGTAAAACTGTACTACGAGAAGTTCAATCCCATCCAGCCAAGGGTTTTATCTACCACGTCAGCTTTTTTGCATCTCCTCAAGACTAA
- a CDS encoding AAA family ATPase: protein MTEVNLPVLIQQMLQPGFYSHAVTEPIQLIQTHISYVLLTGDYAYKLKKPVNFGFLDFSTLEKRKHFCHEELRLNQRGAPELYLEVLPVTVVNEQYHLGGAGKAVEYALKMRQFPQELLFSTLFEQGKLNETHLEDLGRVVAEYHAKSATDDYIRSFGEVPQVRAAIDENYQQTEKYIGGPQTPKQFQETKQYTDNFFLERPEIFSSRVENNYIRECHGDLHLRNIALWQDKITLFDCIEFNEPFRFVDVMYDVAFTVMDLEARHSPDLANGFLNTYVEQTGDWEGLQVLPLYLSRQAYVRAKVTSFLLDDPGVPATAKEEAAKTAAEYYKQAWEYTKPQPGKLILMSGVSGSGKSTTAKYLARQLKAIQIRSDAVRKHLGGISLWERGGDDLYTSEMTQKTYARLLDLGIRLAKQGFNVILDAKYDKAQLRQEAIAQADKHQIPLEIIYCTAPLDVVQERLAKRTGDIADATVDLLTSQLQQAEPFTAAEKPYVQIWDTTQPPQTQLK from the coding sequence ATGACAGAAGTAAATCTTCCAGTGTTAATTCAGCAGATGTTACAACCGGGATTTTATTCTCATGCAGTAACAGAACCAATTCAACTGATTCAAACTCATATTTCTTATGTACTACTCACGGGAGATTACGCCTATAAACTGAAAAAACCAGTAAACTTTGGCTTTTTGGATTTTTCTACCTTAGAGAAACGGAAACATTTTTGTCACGAAGAATTGCGGTTGAATCAACGCGGTGCGCCTGAATTGTATTTGGAAGTATTGCCTGTGACTGTGGTGAATGAGCAATATCATCTGGGGGGAGCAGGAAAGGCTGTAGAATATGCGCTGAAAATGCGCCAGTTTCCCCAGGAGTTGCTATTTAGTACGCTATTTGAGCAAGGTAAGTTAAATGAAACTCACCTGGAGGATTTGGGGCGAGTTGTGGCTGAATACCACGCTAAGTCTGCAACTGATGATTATATTCGCAGTTTTGGCGAAGTGCCGCAGGTGCGGGCAGCAATTGATGAAAATTACCAACAAACGGAAAAGTATATTGGTGGACCTCAGACACCTAAACAGTTTCAGGAAACCAAGCAATATACAGATAATTTTTTTCTAGAACGTCCTGAAATATTTAGCAGCCGAGTTGAGAATAACTATATTCGCGAATGTCACGGTGATTTACACCTGAGAAATATTGCTCTATGGCAAGACAAAATTACCCTTTTTGACTGCATTGAGTTTAATGAACCGTTTCGCTTTGTCGATGTCATGTATGATGTGGCGTTCACAGTCATGGATTTAGAAGCGCGACACAGCCCTGATTTGGCTAATGGGTTTTTGAATACCTATGTTGAGCAAACTGGTGATTGGGAAGGATTACAGGTACTACCTTTGTATTTGAGCCGTCAGGCTTATGTCCGGGCTAAGGTGACTTCATTTCTATTAGATGACCCCGGTGTGCCAGCGACAGCCAAGGAAGAAGCGGCAAAAACGGCGGCAGAATATTACAAACAGGCTTGGGAGTATACTAAACCCCAACCAGGAAAACTGATTTTAATGTCTGGGGTGTCGGGTTCGGGAAAGTCTACAACCGCCAAATATTTAGCCCGTCAACTAAAAGCTATTCAGATTCGCTCAGATGCAGTGCGGAAACATTTGGGGGGAATTTCTCTTTGGGAACGTGGTGGGGATGATTTATACACATCTGAGATGACCCAAAAAACTTATGCCCGATTGCTAGATTTGGGAATTAGATTAGCGAAGCAAGGTTTTAATGTAATTTTAGATGCAAAGTATGATAAAGCACAACTGCGCCAAGAGGCGATCGCTCAAGCAGACAAACACCAAATTCCCCTAGAAATCATTTACTGCACAGCACCTTTAGATGTTGTGCAAGAGCGTCTGGCTAAACGCACTGGTGATATTGCTGATGCAACCGTCGATTTATTAACATCGCAACTCCAGCAAGCCGAACCATTTACCGCCGCCGAAAAACCCTATGTGCAAATTTGGGATACAACTCAACCACCACAGACACAATTAAAATAA